The proteins below are encoded in one region of Microbacterium pygmaeum:
- the ribH gene encoding 6,7-dimethyl-8-ribityllumazine synthase encodes MSGKGAPITGGTDATGLKIVVVAGTWHEVITDGLIAGAERTLEDSGASWQLVRVPGSFELAVAAQAAFAAGADAVVALGVIIRGGTPHFEYVSAAATDGLTRVALDAGKPVGFGLLTLDDEQQGLDRAGLPGSHEDKGAEAADAAIRTALILRALRS; translated from the coding sequence GTGAGCGGCAAGGGTGCGCCGATCACGGGCGGTACGGATGCCACAGGCCTGAAGATCGTCGTCGTGGCCGGCACCTGGCACGAGGTGATCACCGACGGCCTGATCGCCGGCGCCGAACGGACGCTCGAGGACTCGGGCGCGAGTTGGCAGCTCGTGCGCGTTCCCGGCTCGTTCGAGCTGGCGGTCGCGGCCCAGGCGGCGTTCGCGGCGGGGGCGGACGCGGTCGTGGCGCTGGGCGTCATCATCCGCGGCGGCACCCCGCACTTCGAGTACGTCTCGGCCGCGGCGACCGACGGGCTGACCCGTGTTGCCCTGGATGCCGGCAAGCCGGTCGGCTTCGGCCTGCTCACCCTCGACGACGAGCAGCAGGGGCTGGACCGTGCGGGCCTGCCCGGGTCGCACGAGGACAAGGGCGCGGAGGCGGCGGATGCGGCGATCCGCACGGCCCTGATCCTTCGCGCGCTGCGGTCCTGA
- a CDS encoding riboflavin synthase, with protein sequence MFTGIVEEIGSVTAVEPSGDGVRLTVRAPKAVSDAAHGDSIAVSGVCLTVVDQGEDWFTADVMKQTLDMSTLAGASAGRVVNLERATAAHGRLGGHIVQGHIDGTGEILEVRPGEQWRVLRISLPAELAPLVVDKGSIAVDGVSLTVSDASPAPDPSTGSAASEAWFEVSLIPETLEATTLGRRAPGDRVNLETDILARHVQRLLAFTPGRSGSHDPAAEAAHTEGGSR encoded by the coding sequence ATGTTCACCGGAATCGTCGAAGAGATCGGCTCCGTCACCGCGGTGGAGCCCTCGGGTGACGGCGTGCGCCTCACGGTCCGCGCGCCGAAGGCGGTCTCGGATGCCGCACACGGCGACTCCATCGCCGTCAGCGGCGTCTGCCTCACCGTCGTCGACCAGGGCGAGGACTGGTTCACCGCAGACGTGATGAAGCAGACGCTCGACATGTCCACCCTCGCCGGTGCGAGCGCGGGACGCGTCGTCAACCTGGAACGGGCGACCGCCGCCCACGGGCGCCTCGGCGGGCACATCGTGCAGGGTCACATCGACGGGACCGGCGAGATCCTCGAGGTGCGTCCGGGTGAGCAGTGGCGGGTGCTGCGCATCTCACTGCCGGCCGAGTTGGCGCCGCTGGTCGTCGATAAGGGATCGATCGCCGTCGACGGAGTCTCGCTGACCGTGAGCGATGCGAGTCCGGCCCCCGACCCTTCGACGGGCTCAGCGGCCTCCGAGGCGTGGTTCGAGGTCTCCCTCATCCCCGAGACGCTCGAGGCCACCACGCTCGGCCGGCGCGCTCCCGGAGATCGGGTGAACCTCGAGACCGACATCCTGGCGCGCCACGTGCAGCGCCTCCTCGCCTTCACGCCCGGCCGTTCCGGGTCGCACGATCCTGCGGCGGAGGCCGCACATACGGAAGGAGGCTCGCGATGA
- the ribD gene encoding bifunctional diaminohydroxyphosphoribosylaminopyrimidine deaminase/5-amino-6-(5-phosphoribosylamino)uracil reductase RibD, which produces MSVTDAEREAMRHAISLARNGPRGVNPQVGAVLLSPTGEMLADGWHRGAGTAHAEVDALSKLQPGQARGGTAVVTLEPCNHTGRTGPCSLALIEAGVARVVYAIADPGERSAGGAERLRAAGVDVESGLSADEATALLDSWLAVQRLGRPHVTVKWAQSLDGRAAASDGTSQWITGAEARGDVHRRRAQADAIVVGTGTVLADDPALTARRADGSLLDDQPIPVVLGRRDIPGGAAVHRHPRRLLHRDGAHLPAVLRELRDLGVQRVFIEGGPTIASAFLREQLADEVLAYVAPVLLGGDRLVIGDIGVGTITDARRLAVTSVEKLGDDLLIVATPRQEEKEV; this is translated from the coding sequence ATGTCGGTGACCGACGCGGAACGCGAGGCGATGCGCCACGCGATCTCGCTCGCCCGCAACGGCCCCCGCGGGGTGAACCCGCAGGTCGGCGCCGTCCTGCTCTCCCCGACCGGCGAGATGCTCGCCGACGGCTGGCACCGCGGTGCCGGAACCGCGCACGCCGAGGTCGATGCGCTCTCGAAGCTGCAGCCGGGCCAGGCTCGCGGCGGGACCGCAGTGGTCACACTGGAGCCCTGCAACCACACCGGACGCACCGGGCCATGTTCGCTCGCGCTCATCGAGGCCGGAGTGGCGAGGGTCGTCTACGCGATCGCGGACCCAGGGGAACGCTCAGCCGGAGGCGCGGAGCGGCTGCGGGCCGCGGGCGTGGATGTCGAATCGGGCCTCTCCGCGGACGAGGCGACCGCACTCCTGGACTCGTGGCTGGCCGTACAGCGCCTCGGGCGCCCGCACGTCACCGTCAAATGGGCGCAGAGCCTGGACGGCCGGGCCGCGGCATCCGACGGCACGAGCCAGTGGATCACCGGAGCGGAGGCGCGCGGCGACGTGCACCGTCGCAGGGCGCAGGCCGATGCGATCGTCGTGGGCACGGGCACCGTCCTGGCCGATGACCCCGCGCTGACCGCGCGCCGAGCCGATGGTTCGCTCTTGGACGACCAGCCGATCCCGGTCGTCCTCGGGCGGCGCGATATTCCGGGTGGCGCCGCCGTGCACCGGCACCCGCGAAGACTCCTGCACCGCGACGGCGCGCATCTGCCGGCCGTCCTGCGTGAGCTTCGGGATCTCGGTGTCCAGCGCGTCTTCATCGAAGGCGGGCCGACCATCGCGAGCGCGTTCCTCCGCGAGCAGCTGGCCGACGAAGTGCTCGCCTATGTGGCGCCCGTGCTGCTCGGAGGCGACCGCCTCGTGATCGGCGACATCGGCGTCGGCACGATCACCGATGCCCGCCGACTCGCCGTGACATCGGTGGAGAAGCTCGGCGACGATCTGCTGATCGTCGCCACCCCTCGGCAGGAAGAGAAGGAAGTCTGA
- the ribA gene encoding GTP cyclohydrolase II — protein sequence MSLSPISDALDALRAGRPVIVADDENRENEGDVILSAELATPEWIAWTVRWSSGFICAPMPADWADRLDLPPMVEVNEDARGTAYTVSVDAATGVSTGISATDRARTLNVLADPESTPASVIRPGHVLPLRAVDGGVRERSGHTEAAVELMRLAGLKPVGAIAEIVAEDGSMMRLPGLIELGERDGVLVITIEQLIAYLDEHEPIDATRPVSHRRRVSLRAEANVPTSHGQFRFLAYKDRVTGTDHLAVISGDLSEDAPLVRVHSECLTGEAFGSLKCECGPQLEAALDSIEQDGGIVIYMRGHEGRGIGLINKLRAYSLQERGLDTVDANLALGLPADARDYAAAAGILADLGIEKVRLLTNNTDKVAQLRSLGLEIVEQVPLLVGVGPNNHQYLSTKRDRMGHLIAEEDLTDAIAQMHDAAATSGGASA from the coding sequence ATGAGCCTTTCCCCCATCTCCGATGCCCTCGACGCGCTGCGCGCGGGGCGACCTGTCATCGTCGCCGACGACGAGAACCGCGAGAACGAGGGCGATGTCATCCTCTCGGCGGAGCTCGCGACACCCGAATGGATCGCATGGACGGTGCGCTGGTCCAGCGGCTTCATCTGCGCCCCGATGCCGGCCGACTGGGCCGATCGCCTCGATCTGCCGCCCATGGTCGAGGTGAACGAGGATGCCCGCGGCACGGCCTACACCGTGAGCGTCGATGCTGCGACCGGCGTGTCGACGGGGATCAGCGCCACCGACCGAGCGCGCACCCTCAACGTCCTCGCCGATCCGGAGTCGACTCCCGCGAGCGTGATCCGCCCGGGACACGTGCTCCCCCTGCGGGCTGTGGACGGCGGCGTCCGCGAGCGCAGCGGGCACACCGAGGCCGCGGTCGAGCTGATGCGACTGGCCGGCCTGAAGCCGGTCGGCGCGATCGCGGAGATCGTCGCAGAGGACGGCTCGATGATGCGACTGCCCGGGCTGATCGAGCTCGGCGAGCGCGACGGCGTTCTCGTCATCACGATCGAACAGCTCATCGCCTACCTCGACGAGCACGAGCCGATCGATGCGACCAGGCCCGTGAGCCACCGCCGCCGGGTGAGCCTGCGCGCCGAGGCGAACGTCCCGACATCGCACGGCCAGTTCCGCTTCCTCGCCTACAAGGACCGGGTCACCGGCACGGATCACCTCGCCGTCATCTCCGGAGATCTTTCCGAGGACGCACCGCTGGTCCGCGTGCACTCCGAGTGCCTCACCGGCGAGGCGTTCGGGTCGCTCAAGTGCGAGTGCGGGCCGCAGCTGGAGGCAGCGCTGGACTCGATCGAACAGGACGGCGGCATCGTGATCTACATGCGCGGCCACGAGGGCCGCGGCATCGGGCTGATCAACAAGCTGCGCGCGTACAGTCTGCAGGAGCGGGGCCTGGACACGGTCGATGCCAACCTCGCCCTCGGACTCCCCGCCGATGCCCGCGACTATGCCGCGGCAGCGGGCATCCTGGCCGATCTGGGCATCGAGAAGGTGCGCCTGCTGACCAACAACACCGACAAGGTCGCGCAGCTGCGCAGCCTCGGGCTCGAGATCGTCGAGCAGGTGCCCCTCCTCGTCGGAGTCGGACCCAACAATCACCAGTACCTCTCCACGAAGCGGGACCGCATGGGCCACCTCATCGCCGAAGAAGACCTCACCGACGCGATCGCGCAGATGCACGACGCGGCCGCGACCTCGGGTGGAGCGAGCGCGTGA